From one Acidibrevibacterium fodinaquatile genomic stretch:
- a CDS encoding SDR family oxidoreductase: MKALILGASRGLGLGLTRQWLARGFDVVATRRGEAAGLEEVHRAYPQALRLQKVDIDHPAEVTALAERLTGEAFDLLLVNAGVSSPPEVPLAKVADAEITRVLFTNAISPIRAAEALSGLVTPTGTIAFMTSILGSIARCTGGYELYRVSKAALNMAAVCFATHDANKARTVLLLHPGWVRTDMGGPRAPLDVETATKGLAATINGHHGKGGIAYLDYQGETLPW; encoded by the coding sequence ATGAAAGCCTTGATCTTGGGGGCCTCGCGCGGGCTCGGGCTCGGCCTCACGCGGCAATGGCTCGCGCGCGGCTTTGATGTCGTCGCAACGAGACGTGGCGAAGCGGCGGGGCTCGAGGAGGTCCATCGCGCCTATCCGCAGGCGCTGCGGCTGCAAAAGGTCGATATCGATCACCCGGCCGAGGTCACGGCGCTGGCCGAGCGGCTCACCGGCGAGGCGTTCGATCTCCTCCTCGTCAATGCCGGGGTGTCGAGCCCGCCGGAGGTGCCGCTCGCCAAGGTCGCCGACGCGGAAATCACCCGCGTCCTGTTTACCAACGCGATCAGCCCGATCCGCGCCGCCGAGGCGCTTTCCGGGCTCGTCACGCCGACCGGAACGATCGCTTTCATGACCTCGATCCTCGGCAGCATCGCGCGCTGCACCGGCGGCTATGAACTCTACCGGGTAAGCAAGGCAGCGCTGAACATGGCCGCAGTCTGTTTTGCGACCCATGACGCCAATAAAGCGCGGACCGTGCTTTTGCTCCATCCCGGCTGGGTGCGGACCGATATGGGCGGGCCGCGCGCGCCGCTCGATGTCGAAACCGCGACCAAGGGCCTCGCCGCGACCATCAACGGCCATCATGGCAAGGGCGGGATCGCCTATCTCGATTATCAGGGCGAGACGCTTCCCTGGTAG
- a CDS encoding sensor histidine kinase produces the protein MTITRGLRSRGLRSRGLRSLGARLTLLWLLSLAAAAAIAGLIFALERASTAAHIAQAEVTLARAAERLAGAYDFYATGLARPPDDASFVQGLAAVVRAALAGAEGVEGGIWQEGRGSLAYAFPTYEGSGVKTDLPAAESASIAAINAAARQERAPVAREQRGRRQTLLLYARPLNGPAAIPGASVWVMTRVDAIPAVAHLQAGLAALLALVLLLSLWLWRLARGWGRHIGAIEAALGAHDIADLPTLAATGERDLDRILAALNEAGARLARARREAETLSRKAAEAERLAALGRVAAGIAHEIRNPLAAMRLKAENALAAMAASENERGADRAQPALAAIIGQIARLDHLVGEILSLTQRPEPCPEPVDVPRLLAALVAEHGELASRVGVRLAHQGPAVTAILDPRLTRRVLAALIDNALRHTPSGGAVSLRADREGEKLVIRVADTGPGIAAPLRARIFEPFVTGRADGTGLGLAIAREMAAAQGGSVELLDPGGEGRGGAVFALVLVWQDRGSWRGS, from the coding sequence ATGACGATCACACGGGGCTTGCGTTCACGGGGCTTGCGTTCGCGGGGCTTGCGTTCGCTTGGGGCGCGGTTGACGCTGCTGTGGCTGCTCTCGCTGGCGGCGGCGGCGGCGATCGCAGGGCTGATCTTCGCCCTCGAACGGGCCTCCACCGCCGCCCACATCGCGCAAGCCGAGGTGACACTGGCGCGTGCCGCCGAGCGTCTCGCCGGCGCCTATGATTTTTATGCCACCGGTCTCGCGCGCCCGCCCGATGACGCGTCTTTCGTGCAAGGTCTCGCCGCTGTCGTGCGCGCGGCGCTGGCCGGCGCCGAGGGTGTCGAGGGCGGGATTTGGCAGGAGGGGCGCGGCTCGCTCGCCTATGCCTTCCCGACCTATGAAGGCAGCGGCGTCAAAACCGATCTGCCGGCGGCCGAAAGCGCGAGCATTGCCGCGATCAACGCCGCGGCGCGGCAGGAGCGGGCCCCGGTCGCGCGCGAGCAGCGCGGGCGGCGGCAAACTCTTTTGCTCTATGCCCGCCCGCTGAACGGCCCCGCCGCCATTCCGGGGGCGAGCGTCTGGGTGATGACGCGGGTCGATGCGATCCCGGCGGTGGCCCATCTGCAAGCGGGGCTTGCCGCGTTGCTTGCGTTGGTTTTGCTGCTCTCGCTTTGGCTCTGGCGGCTCGCGCGCGGCTGGGGGCGACATATCGGCGCGATCGAGGCGGCGCTCGGCGCCCATGACATCGCCGATCTCCCGACGCTCGCCGCCACTGGCGAGCGCGATCTCGACCGCATCCTCGCCGCCCTCAACGAGGCCGGCGCCCGGCTTGCGCGCGCCCGCCGCGAGGCCGAAACACTCTCCCGCAAAGCTGCCGAGGCCGAGCGCCTGGCCGCACTCGGGCGGGTCGCCGCCGGCATCGCCCATGAAATCCGCAATCCTTTGGCGGCGATGCGTCTCAAGGCGGAAAACGCGCTCGCCGCCATGGCCGCCAGCGAAAATGAGCGCGGGGCGGACCGGGCGCAGCCGGCGCTCGCCGCCATTATCGGCCAAATCGCCCGGCTCGATCATCTCGTCGGCGAAATCCTGAGCCTCACCCAGCGGCCAGAGCCGTGCCCCGAGCCGGTCGATGTGCCGCGTCTGCTCGCCGCCCTGGTTGCCGAACATGGCGAACTCGCCAGCCGCGTCGGGGTGCGCCTTGCGCACCAGGGCCCTGCTGTGACCGCGATCCTCGATCCGCGGCTGACCCGGCGCGTCTTGGCGGCGCTGATCGACAATGCCCTCCGCCACACCCCTTCGGGCGGTGCGGTCAGCCTGCGCGCCGATCGCGAGGGGGAAAAACTGGTCATCCGCGTCGCCGATACCGGCCCCGGCATCGCCGCGCCCCTGCGCGCGCGGATTTTCGAGCCCTTCGTCACCGGTCGCGCCGATGGCACCGGTCTTGGCCTTGCCATCGCGCGCGAAATGGCGGCAGCGCAAGGCGGATCGGTCGAGCTTCTCGATCCCGGCGGCGAAGGCCGCGGCGGCGCGGTGTTCGCGCTCGTCCTGGTCTGGCAGGATCGCGGATCAT